One genomic window of Deinococcus aerophilus includes the following:
- a CDS encoding M48 family metallopeptidase — MLLWMLGDGATEDWTVAGVRVQVRRSARRRTVALQVRPGEVVLYAPVHVPAARLQDFLGERRAWAARHLAQYAARPVVGRAFGDGAALPFMGECLTLRLDPACRQPQRVGPDLRLPGPPEDAERWVEAWTRAACLEPYTALVTACARTLGAEERLGRVRVSGAGGRWGSCTSRGDIRLHWRLSRAPLEVLRYVALHEAAHLLELNHSPRYWALVARVMPEHAAQRRWLKENGQLL, encoded by the coding sequence TTGCTGCTGTGGATGCTGGGCGACGGAGCAACGGAGGACTGGACGGTGGCCGGGGTGCGGGTGCAGGTCCGGCGCAGCGCGCGGCGGCGTACGGTGGCGCTGCAGGTGCGGCCCGGCGAGGTCGTGCTGTACGCCCCGGTTCATGTACCGGCCGCCCGGTTGCAGGACTTTCTGGGCGAGCGGCGGGCCTGGGCGGCGCGGCACCTGGCACAGTACGCGGCCCGGCCGGTTGTGGGCCGGGCCTTTGGGGACGGCGCGGCCCTGCCCTTCATGGGCGAGTGCCTGACCCTGCGGCTGGACCCCGCCTGCAGGCAGCCCCAGCGTGTGGGACCGGACCTGCGGCTGCCCGGCCCCCCGGAGGACGCGGAGCGCTGGGTGGAGGCCTGGACGCGGGCGGCGTGTCTGGAGCCGTACACGGCGCTGGTCACGGCCTGTGCCCGGACCCTGGGCGCAGAGGAACGGCTGGGCCGGGTGCGGGTCAGCGGTGCGGGCGGACGCTGGGGCAGTTGCACCAGCCGCGGCGACATCCGACTTCACTGGCGGCTGTCGCGCGCACCGCTGGAGGTGCTGCGGTACGTCGCGCTGCACGAGGCCGCGCACCTGCTGGAACTCAACCACTCGCCGCGCTACTGGGCGCTGGTGGCCCGCGTGATGCCTGAGCATGCGGCGCAGCGGCGCTGGCTGAAAGAAAACGGCCAGCTGCTCTAA
- a CDS encoding alpha/beta fold hydrolase, with product MPHVTVGQENTHPIELYFEDHGSGQPVVLIHGYPLNGHSWERQTISLLEAGYRVITYDRRGFGASSQPTTGYNYDTFAADLRALLEHLDLQDVVLVGFSMGTGEVTRYLGQYGSDRVSKAVLIGSIPPFLLKTDDNPEGVDRSVFEGIEQAIRKDRFAYLTDFFKNFYNTDELGGSRISEEAIRASWNVAARASATATLACVATWLEDFRPDVAKIDVPTLLIHGDADRILPIEATGARLPDLIKGSEYVVVKGGPHNILWTFPDEVNSALLDFLKK from the coding sequence ATGCCCCATGTCACCGTCGGCCAGGAAAACACCCACCCCATCGAGCTGTATTTCGAGGATCATGGCAGCGGTCAGCCGGTGGTGCTGATCCACGGCTATCCCCTCAACGGCCACTCGTGGGAGCGTCAGACCATCTCCCTGCTGGAGGCCGGATACCGGGTCATTACCTACGACCGCCGGGGCTTCGGGGCGTCCAGCCAGCCCACCACCGGTTACAACTACGACACCTTTGCCGCCGACCTTAGGGCCCTGCTCGAGCACCTGGACCTGCAGGACGTGGTGCTGGTCGGTTTCTCGATGGGCACCGGGGAGGTCACGCGGTACCTTGGGCAGTACGGCTCAGACCGGGTAAGCAAGGCCGTGCTGATCGGCTCGATTCCTCCCTTCCTGCTCAAGACCGACGACAACCCCGAGGGCGTGGACCGCAGCGTGTTCGAGGGCATCGAGCAGGCCATCCGCAAGGACCGCTTCGCGTACCTCACGGACTTTTTCAAAAACTTCTACAACACCGATGAACTGGGCGGCAGCCGCATCAGTGAAGAGGCCATCCGCGCGAGCTGGAATGTGGCGGCGCGCGCCTCGGCCACGGCCACGCTGGCGTGTGTGGCGACCTGGCTGGAGGACTTCCGCCCGGACGTGGCCAAGATCGATGTGCCCACCCTGCTGATTCACGGAGACGCCGACCGCATCCTGCCCATCGAGGCCACCGGAGCGCGTCTGCCGGACCTGATCAAGGGCAGCGAATATGTCGTGGTCAAGGGCGGGCCGCACAACATCCTGTGGACCTTCCCCGACGAGGTGAACTCGGCCCTGCTCGACTTTCTCAAGAAGTAA
- the hflX gene encoding GTPase HflX, with translation MDKVHGNTSGLRPAQLKSLGNLYRRRVEPGRVGTPELARTLAELSRDVRREVSVLIDRRGRVLSVSVADAKGAELPALRAGENRLAGYHLLHAHPKGGALSKGDLSTLFLNRLDAVSVIEARNEGQPGPVHTAHLTPPGTVGEEEDWRILPPVPVYQIDEFDLGAQVAALEEEIARASRTREAKKDRERALLVQIDQGEFDAEERLEELGELARTAGAEVVYKELIYRRNLKPGTLVGAGKLEELTSKAYHLDADLLIFGQELGAAQAREIEAATGLKVIDRTQLILDIFALHAQGVESRLQVELAQLRYMKPRLLGAGAQLSRIGGSGGSAAGGAIGTRGPGETKLELDRRRINDRLSFLEKQLEGVSLRREERRKSRERNAVPVVSIVGYTNAGKSTLLNAFTHAAEEPRRVLAANKLFATLRPTSRQGYLEGIGPVVFTDTVGFIRDLPKDLTRAFRATLEEIGDADVLLHVVDAASPGADTRLDAVNRILEDLGFVEMPTVVALNKADAAEPGTLERETERTGGVPVSALAELGLGELKEALADAVSAVQRQELAEREEAREVAAQYR, from the coding sequence ATAGATAAAGTTCATGGCAATACCTCGGGCCTGCGCCCGGCACAGCTGAAATCCCTGGGCAACCTGTACCGCCGCCGTGTCGAGCCGGGCCGGGTCGGGACTCCCGAACTCGCCCGCACGCTGGCTGAACTGTCGCGTGACGTCCGCCGCGAGGTCAGCGTGCTGATCGACCGGCGTGGCCGGGTGCTGAGTGTCTCGGTTGCCGATGCCAAGGGCGCCGAACTGCCGGCCCTCCGCGCGGGCGAGAACCGGCTGGCGGGCTACCACCTGCTGCATGCCCATCCCAAGGGCGGGGCGTTGAGCAAGGGCGACCTCTCCACGCTGTTCCTGAACCGGCTGGACGCAGTAAGCGTCATCGAGGCGCGCAATGAGGGTCAGCCCGGCCCGGTCCACACCGCCCACCTGACCCCGCCCGGCACGGTCGGCGAGGAAGAGGACTGGCGCATCCTGCCTCCCGTTCCCGTGTACCAGATTGACGAATTTGACCTGGGTGCCCAGGTCGCGGCGCTGGAAGAAGAGATCGCCCGCGCCAGCCGCACCCGCGAGGCCAAGAAGGACCGCGAACGCGCCCTGCTCGTGCAGATTGACCAGGGTGAATTTGACGCTGAGGAGCGCCTGGAGGAACTGGGCGAACTCGCCCGCACCGCGGGGGCCGAGGTGGTGTACAAGGAGCTGATCTACCGCCGCAACCTCAAACCCGGCACCCTGGTGGGCGCAGGCAAGCTCGAGGAACTCACGAGCAAGGCCTACCACCTGGACGCCGACCTGCTGATCTTCGGGCAGGAACTGGGGGCGGCGCAGGCCCGCGAGATCGAGGCGGCGACCGGCCTGAAGGTCATCGACCGCACGCAGCTGATTCTGGACATCTTTGCGCTGCATGCCCAGGGCGTCGAGTCGCGGCTGCAGGTCGAGCTGGCCCAGCTGCGCTACATGAAGCCGCGGTTGCTCGGGGCAGGCGCACAGCTCTCGCGCATCGGGGGCAGCGGGGGCAGCGCGGCGGGCGGGGCCATCGGTACGCGCGGTCCCGGCGAGACCAAGCTGGAGCTGGACCGCCGGCGCATCAACGACCGCCTGAGCTTTCTGGAAAAGCAACTGGAAGGCGTCTCTCTGCGCCGCGAGGAACGCCGCAAGAGCCGGGAGCGCAACGCCGTGCCGGTGGTGTCCATCGTGGGCTACACCAACGCGGGCAAGTCCACACTGCTCAATGCCTTTACCCACGCCGCCGAGGAACCCCGGCGCGTGCTCGCCGCCAACAAGCTGTTCGCCACGCTGCGCCCTACCAGCCGTCAGGGATACCTGGAAGGAATTGGGCCGGTGGTGTTCACCGATACGGTGGGCTTTATCCGTGACCTGCCCAAGGACCTGACGCGTGCCTTCCGGGCCACCCTGGAGGAGATCGGGGACGCCGACGTGCTGCTGCACGTGGTGGACGCCGCCAGTCCCGGTGCCGACACCCGCCTGGACGCCGTGAACCGCATTCTGGAGGACCTGGGCTTTGTCGAGATGCCCACCGTGGTCGCCCTGAACAAGGCCGACGCCGCCGAGCCGGGCACGCTGGAACGCGAGACCGAGCGCACCGGGGGGGTTCCGGTCAGCGCTCTGGCCGAGCTGGGCCTGGGTGAACTGAAAGAAGCGCTGGCCGACGCCGTCAGCGCGGTGCAGCGTCAGGAACTCGCCGAGCGCGAGGAAGCGCGGGAAGTGGCCGCGCAGTACCGCTGA
- the ypfJ gene encoding KPN_02809 family neutral zinc metallopeptidase: MDWKNLPGGGGGIEDRRGAGGLPGGGIAVGGIGGLIIALVAMFFGIDPGAILGGDGGQTQSQTQTQNSSQGSAATDENYQFVKKVLQSANGVWSDVFQEAGRTYTPANLVLYTRGTQSGCGVANSAVGPFYCPLDNKVYLDTSFFAMMDRQLGGGGDFAYSYVVAHEVGHHVQNELGIADQVERQQRSARSEAQANQYSVRLELQADCFAGVWGNRVREQASITQADVREAISTAQAIGDDNLQRQSAGRVVPDSFTHGSSEQRTQWFMTGFKSGDANKCDTFNQDYNQL, encoded by the coding sequence ATGGACTGGAAAAATCTTCCTGGCGGCGGCGGCGGCATCGAGGACCGACGCGGAGCGGGCGGCCTGCCCGGCGGCGGCATCGCGGTGGGCGGCATCGGCGGCCTGATCATTGCCCTGGTCGCCATGTTCTTCGGCATCGATCCCGGTGCGATTCTGGGCGGTGACGGCGGCCAGACCCAGAGCCAGACCCAGACGCAGAATTCATCTCAGGGCAGTGCGGCCACCGACGAGAACTATCAATTCGTCAAAAAGGTCTTGCAGAGTGCCAATGGCGTATGGAGCGACGTCTTCCAGGAGGCGGGCCGGACCTACACGCCCGCCAATCTGGTGCTGTATACGCGCGGCACCCAGAGCGGCTGCGGGGTCGCCAACTCGGCGGTCGGGCCGTTCTACTGCCCGCTGGACAACAAGGTCTACCTCGATACCAGCTTCTTTGCCATGATGGACCGGCAGCTGGGCGGCGGCGGCGACTTCGCGTATTCCTACGTGGTTGCGCACGAGGTCGGCCACCACGTCCAGAACGAGCTGGGCATCGCCGATCAGGTGGAGCGCCAGCAGCGCTCTGCCCGCAGCGAGGCCCAGGCCAACCAGTACAGCGTGCGGCTGGAGTTGCAGGCCGACTGCTTTGCGGGCGTGTGGGGCAACCGCGTGCGGGAACAGGCGAGCATCACCCAGGCGGATGTGCGCGAGGCAATCAGCACCGCGCAGGCCATCGGCGACGACAACCTGCAGCGGCAGTCGGCGGGCCGGGTGGTGCCGGATTCCTTTACCCACGGCAGCAGCGAGCAGCGCACCCAGTGGTTCATGACCGGCTTTAAAAGCGGCGACGCCAACAAGTGCGACACCTTTAACCAGGATTACAACCAGCTGTAG
- a CDS encoding PQQ-dependent sugar dehydrogenase: protein MSNFNRSVLRAGLLTAGLLGLTTAQAAPTVTFQPFVGGLPQVTSLVHAADGSGRLYAAQQDGRVQVIENSRVRNTPFLDLRPLTRAGGERGLLGLAFDPAYRSNRRVYVHYTDQGGNTVLARYSAAPDFSRADPGSARVLFTAKQPYGNHNGGQLAFGPDGFLYLGLGDGGSAGDPQNNAQNLASPLGKLLRFDVSGDAARPAAGNPFISRSGANPYIWAYGLRNPWRFSFDRQSGDLVIADVGQNAFEEVDVQPRTSKGGENYGWRVREGRVCYEKNCGNQGFVAPVLVYGRNEGQSITGGYVYRGKAVPALKGQYVFADFAAGTVWAAPAQGRTWEKTTLGRVSNPSTFGEDEAGELYVAEYGSGRILKLAGK from the coding sequence ATGTCCAACTTCAACCGTTCTGTCCTGAGGGCCGGGCTCCTGACGGCGGGCCTGCTGGGCCTCACGACGGCCCAGGCGGCGCCGACAGTCACCTTCCAGCCCTTCGTGGGGGGGCTACCCCAGGTCACTTCCCTGGTCCACGCCGCAGACGGTTCGGGCCGCCTATACGCCGCACAGCAGGACGGACGGGTACAGGTGATCGAGAACAGCCGCGTGCGGAACACCCCGTTCCTCGATCTGCGACCGCTCACCCGTGCGGGTGGGGAGCGCGGTCTGCTGGGCCTGGCCTTCGATCCGGCGTACCGAAGCAACCGCCGCGTATACGTGCATTACACCGATCAGGGCGGCAACACGGTGCTGGCACGCTACAGTGCCGCGCCGGATTTCAGCCGCGCCGATCCGGGCAGTGCGCGGGTGCTGTTCACGGCGAAGCAGCCCTATGGCAACCACAACGGCGGGCAGCTGGCCTTTGGCCCCGACGGTTTTCTGTACCTGGGCCTGGGGGACGGGGGCAGCGCCGGCGATCCCCAGAACAACGCGCAGAACCTCGCCTCGCCGCTGGGCAAGCTGCTGCGTTTTGACGTATCTGGTGACGCCGCCCGGCCCGCTGCTGGCAACCCATTCATCAGCCGTTCGGGAGCCAACCCCTATATCTGGGCCTACGGGCTGCGCAATCCGTGGCGCTTCAGCTTCGACCGCCAGAGCGGCGACCTCGTCATCGCGGACGTGGGCCAGAACGCCTTCGAGGAGGTGGATGTTCAGCCGCGCACGAGCAAGGGCGGCGAGAACTACGGCTGGCGCGTGCGCGAGGGCCGGGTGTGCTACGAAAAGAACTGTGGCAATCAGGGGTTCGTGGCCCCGGTGCTGGTATATGGCCGCAATGAGGGTCAGAGCATTACCGGCGGTTACGTCTACCGGGGCAAAGCCGTTCCCGCGCTGAAGGGGCAGTACGTCTTCGCCGACTTCGCCGCCGGGACCGTGTGGGCCGCGCCGGCCCAGGGCCGCACCTGGGAAAAAACGACCCTGGGTCGCGTCAGCAATCCCAGCACCTTCGGCGAGGACGAGGCCGGAGAACTCTACGTGGCCGAGTACGGCAGTGGCCGCATCCTGAAGCTGGCCGGGAAGTAG